In Serratia liquefaciens ATCC 27592, the genomic stretch GCGTGCGGCTTTTACACGCGTTATATACCCGCGAGATCTTAGGTTGCAGCTTGAAAAATGAAGGGCATATACCCTATGGATTTCAAGTTGCAGCCAGGCGCCCAGCTCACTCATCCCCAGGGGCTTACTCAAGTAAGTGACTGGGGGAGTGAGTGCAGGGAACAACGCTGCAGCTTGAAAGACGACGGGTATAACAACAGGAATTTGATTTAGCTATGTCTCAAAATACCCTACCGGCAGCACCGAAACGCTCCCTTCTGGTCATACTGCTGGTGCTGATAACCCTCGTCGCCTGCGGCGCGGCTGGCTACAGCTGGTGGCAGCTCAAGCAGCACCAGGAGGGCGCGCAGCCCGTAGCCAAAGAACTCCCCCCGGCCGCACCGGTGTTTATGCCGCTGGACACCTTTACCGTCAATCTGCTGACGCCCGATAACAACCCGGATCGGGTGTTGTATATCGGCCTGACGTTACGCTTGCCGGATGAAAGTACCCGCCGCCAACTGAATGATTTCCTGCCGGAGGTGCGCAGCCGTCTGCTGATGCTGCTGTCTCGTCAGGAAGCGGGCCAGTTGAGCAGTGAACAAGGAAAGCAGCAACTGGTGGCGCAGATTAAGGACGTGCTTAGCCCGCCGCTGGTTAAGGGACAACCGAAGCAGGTGGTCAGCGACGTGCTGTTCACTGCCTTCATATTGCGGTAATCACTATGGGCGACAGCATTCTTTCACAGGCAGAGATCGACGCCTTGCTCAACGGCGACAGCGCGGGTGATGAACCCGAAGCGGTTGCCCTCAATGAGAGCGAGGTCAAGCCGTACGATCCGACCACCCAGCGCCGAGTGGTGCGCGAACGGCTGCACGCGCTGGAAATCATCAACGAACGTTTTGCCCGGCAGTTCCGCATGGGGTTATTCAACCTGCTGCGCCGCAGCCCGGACATTACCGTTGGCCCGATCAAGATCCAGCCGTACCACGAATTTGCTCGCAACCTGCCGGTGCCCACCAACCTGAACCTGGTGCACCTGAACCCGCTGCGCGGTACTGCGCTGTTCGTGTTCGCACCGAGCCTGGTGTTTATCGCCGTCGATAACCTGTTCGGGGGCGACGGTCGCTTTCCCACCAAAGTGGAAGGCCGCGAATTTACGCCAACCGAACAGCGGGTGATCAAGCGCATGCTGCGGCTGGCGCTGGACGCCTACGGCGACGCCTGGAGCGCAATTTACAAGATTGACGTGGAATACGTGCGCGCTGAAATGCAGGTGAAGTTCACCAACATCACCACGTCGCCAAACGACATCGTGGTCACCACCCCTTTCCAGGTGGAAATTGGCGCGCTGAGCGGTGAGTTCAACATCTGCATTCCGTTTGCCATGATCGAACCGCTGCGCGAACTGCTGACCAACCCACCGTTGGAGAATTCGCGGCAGGAAGACAGCCACTGGCGTGAAACGCTGGTGAAGCAGGTGCAGCATTCCGAGCTGGAGCTGATTGCCAACTTCGTCGATATCCCGATGCGCCTGTCGAAGATCCTGAAGCTGCAGCCGGGCGATGTATTACCGATTGATAAACCGGATCGCCTCATCGCTCACGTCGACGGCGTGCCGGTTTTGACCAGCCAATACGGCACGTTAAACGGGCAGTACGCCCTGCGTGTTGAACATTTGATTAACCCTATTTTGAATGCTCTGAGTGAGGAACAGCCCAAATGAGTGATCCTAAGCAACCGTCTGGCGAAGGAAAGGAATCCGTGGACGATCTGTGGGCTGATGCGTTTAACGAACAGCAAGCAACCGAAAAGACGTCTGCCAGCGATGCGGTGTTCAAATCGCTGGAGCCGCAGGATACCAGCGGCAGCCTGCAGGATATCGATCTGATCCTCGACATCCCGGTCAAATTGACCGTTGAACTGGGCCGCACCAAGATGACCATCAAGGAACTGCTGCGCCTGTCGCAGGGCTCTGTCGTGGCGTTGGACGGGCTGGCGGGTGAACCGCTGGATATTATGATCAACGGTTATCTGATTGCCCAGGGCGAAGTGGTGGTGGTGGCCGACAAATTCGGCGTGCGCATTACCGATATCATCACCCCTTCCGAGCGCATGCGCCGCCTGAGCCGCTGATGAACCCAAGCACCGCCACGCCCACCGCGGGCACCTTGCAATCCACCGAGCCGGCACTGCCGGCCGGTTCAGTGCTGACGCAGGTCAGCAGCGCACTTGGCGGCATTTTGCTGCTGATCCTGCTGGCCGGCTGGCTGTTTCGTCGCCTGGGGTTTGCCCCGCAGGCACGCAACAGCAAACTGCTCAATCTGCGCGCCAGCTGTCAGGTTGGACAGCGCGAACGCGTGGTGGTGATCGAAGTGGATAACACCTTGCTGGTGTTGGGCGTCACCGCCCAGCAAATCACCCCGCTGCATAGCCTGCCCGCGCCGGTGCAGGACACCGACGCCGCCGAAGTGACCACGCCGGCGGATTTTCGCCAACTGATGCAAAAAGTTCTCAAACGTCCGGAAAAATCGGCATGAAATCCCTCGTTCAGTGTGTCGCCTTCTGTGGGCGAGGCAAAATACTTCTGCGCGTATTGGCAACGGCTTTACTGTTGCTCAGCCCCACCGCCTTCGCACAACTTCCCGGTCTGATCAGCCAGCCATTAGCCAACGGCGGCCAAAGCTGGTCGCTGCCGGTGCAAACCTTGGTGTTGCTGACCTCGCTCAGTTTCTTGCCGGCCATGCTGCTGATGATGACCAGCTTCACGCGCATCATCATCGTCCTGGGGTTGCTGCGCAATGCCCTCGGCACCCCCTCGGCCCCACCCAACCAGGTGATGCTGGGCCTGGCGCTGTTCCTGACCTTTTTCATTATGTCGCCGGTGTTCGACAAGGTTTATCAAGACGCTTATCTGCCGTTCAGCCAGGACAAAATCAGCCTGGACATCGCGCTGGATAAAGGTTCACAGCCGCTGCGCGAGTTTATGCTGCGCCAAACGCGTGAAACCGATCTGGCGCTGTATGCCAAGCTCGCCAACCAGCCGCCGCTGGCCGGGCCGGAAGCGGTGCCGATGCGCATCCTCCTGCCGGCCTACGTCACCAGCGAACTGAAAACCGCGTTCCAAATCGGCTTCACGGTGTTTATTCCGTTCCTGATTATCGATCTGGTGGTCGCCAGCGTGTTGATGGCGCTGGGGATGATGATGGTGCCACCGGCAACCATCTCGTTGCCCTTCAAGCTGATGCTGTTTGTTCTGGTGGACGGCTGGCAACTGCTGCTGGGCTCGCTGGCGCAAAGTTTCTATTCGTAATTCGCGGCATACCTGCCGCCACTGAGGGATCCATAATGACACCAGAATCGGTTATGGCGCTGGGCACCGAGGCGATGAAGGTGGCGTTGGCCTTGGCCGCGCCGCTGTTGCTCGCCGCGTTGGTCAGCGGCCTGGTGGTCAGCCTGCTGCAGGCCGCGACCCAGATCAACGAAATGACGCTGTCGTTCATTCCCAAAATCCTGGCGGTGGTCGCGACCATCGTGATTGCCGGACCGTGGATGCTGAACCTGCTGCTGGACTATATGCGCACGCTGTTCACTAACCTGCCCAACCTGATTGGTTAACCATGCTCACATTTGACAGCGCGCAGTTCGGCGTCTGGCTCAGCCAATATTTCTGGCCACTGCTGCGTATTTTGGCGCTGATCAGCACCGCGCCGGTATTCAGCGAAAAGCAGATCAGCAAGAAGGTGAAAATTGGCCTCGGCGGGCTGATCGTGATACTGATTGCCCCCGGGCTACCCACCAGCACCGTGCCTATTTTCTCTGCGGCCGGTTTGTGGCTGGCGGCCCAGCAAATTCTGATCGGTGTCGCGCTGGGCCTGACCATGCAGTTCGCCTTCGCGGCGATACGGCTGGCCGGCGAAGTGATCGGCATGCAGATGGGTTTGTCGTTCGCCACCTTCTTCGATCCCAGCGGCGGGCCGAACATGCCAGTGTTGGCACGGCTGCTCAACCTGCTGGCGATGCTGCTGTTTCTCAGCTTCAACGGCCATCTGTGGCTGATTTCTCTGTTGGTGGACAGCTTCCATACCCTGCCGATCCAGGCCGAGCCGCTTAACGGCAATGGCTTTCTCGCCTTGACCCAGGCCGGTTCGCTGATTTTCATCAACGGCATGATGCTGGCACTGCCGCTGATCTGCCTGTTGCTGACGCTGAACATGGCGCTCGGCCTGCTTAACCGCATGACACCGCAGCTGTCGGTGTTCGTCATCGGTTTCCCGGTGACCATGACCATTGGCATTATGACCATCGGCATGATGATGCCGATGCTGGCGCCGTTTTGTGAGCACCTGTTTGGCGAGTTCTTCGATCGCCTGGCCGATGTCGTCGGCAGCATGACCCCCTAGCGTTACCCTCACTGAGCGGCTTAACGGCCGCCTGACGCCGGATAAAGTGGCAACAAATTCCCTTTCTCAGTATAAAAAATTGGAAAAAGCAAATTATCACTATTTGCCTTCAATTACTCTTATTGGCTTGAATAATAAAATACCCACCCTAGAATGTCCTTATTAAATAAAAACATCAAAAAATAAACTCAATAAATAAGGAGTGGGACACACTGTAAAAAACAGAGACGTGATAATAAAAGCATCCCTTTAACGCTCATTATAATTTAAAAAACATCACCGGCATGCCCGGCGAAGCTGGCACATTTATTTTCTACGGAATTATTACTTACCCTACAAAAGGAATATAAAAATGAAAGCTAAAACCAACCGAAGAGCACGCAGGGCCTTAGGCCTGGCACACTGGGCCACCAACCGTTCTCAGATTGCCTTGTCACCCAGTGGTGAAAAATGGCTTGTGGTAAAAAAGAAAAAATAACCACGGGGGTTACCCAAAAAAAATATAATTTGCGTTCTTATCTCTGCACTCACCCTTGAATATTCTAACGCTTCCCGCCGTTAAATTCAGGCAGATATAAGTGCACATAATTTCGGGTAGCCGAAAAAAAGGCACGTCACGCCAAACCTGTGTGGGGGAAGCGTGACGTGCCAAACAAGTGCGCCCGGTTTCAAGAATTCCCTACCGCTGCTACACAGCAATAACGTCTTCTAAGCACACCCAAAGAGATTGCCCGCCGTGACTGCACGGTAGGCTAAGAGCTATTTATTACCCGGTACTATGGATTTCGACGCCCCACCCCAGCTAGCGTAGAGGCGCGGTATGCTGCGCCCGTAACAACCATACTGGAGTGGATCTATCGGCCCCGCACAGCAAAGGGGATTAGCGGTTCAACTGGAACAGCGACATCCCCTGCATATCCCCGAAGGTTTTGTATGACGCCTGCAAGGCCGCCTGCTGCATGAAATAGCTGGAAATCGACTCGGCCAGATCGGCATCAACCAGCGCGCTCATTTGCGTTTTGTTGATCATGTCGCGGTCCTTGCCGATACTGTCCAGCGTATCCATTTCCTGCAGTTGGCTGCCCAGCTCCGCGCGCACGCTAAGCACTCTGTTATAAGAGTTGTCCAGGCCGCGGTTGGCTTTGGCCAGCGCATCGTTCACCTGCTGCTTGGTGGCATCATCCGCATCCTTCTGAGGTGTTTTCAACGCCTTCAGCGCGATATCAATGCTTTCAAACACGTTAGCGACAGAGGCGCTGCCATCCGGTTCCGGCTTCGGGTTGCTGGTCAATGCCATGAAGACCTTATCGCCGGTATGCCCAATGGTCATGGTGCGGTTGGCATCCACTTTCTGCTCGACCGGCGTGTTACCGCCGACATAGCTGACCGATCCGCCCTTGTCTTCAAAGGGAGGCTTGTCGTTCACAAAACCGCCAAACATATAGCGGCCGTTGCCGTCGGTGCTGTTGGCCTGGTTGAGCAACTGATCTTTCAGCCCCTGCAGCTGGGTCGCCAGCGAATCGCGGTCGTCGTCGCTTTTGGTGCCGCCGGCGCTGACGATCAGCGCTTTCATATCGGAGATGGTGCTGGTCACCCCGGACAGCACAGTCTCTTCCATCGACACGCTTTGACGGGCAAAGGTCCGCGCCAAGGCATATTGGGTGTTTTCCGACTGTGATTGAGCCAGCATCACCGCCTGCGAAGCCGCCAGAGGATCGTCGGACGGATTGCTGACTTTTTTGCCGGTGGAAAGCTGCTCGGCGGCTTTCATAAACAGCGACTGATTGCCGGTAATGCCGGACATGTTCTGTTGGTACATCATGCTGGTGGACATGCGCATGGTGCGGGTTCCTCAAAATCAGCGACCGGAACCGCCAGGGCTCCGGTCAAAGTGGAAATCAACGGATATTCAGCAGTGCGTCAAACATTGAGCTGGCGGTTTGAATGACCTGTGCATTGGCCATGTAATATTGCTGAAAACGCAGCAATTCACCGTACTCTTCGTCCAGGTTGACACCGGAGATCGACTGCTGCTGAATGGTCAGCTGCTTGACGATATTGGCCTGAGAAGTCGCCGAAACCTTGGCCGATGCCGTCTGGTTACCAACGCTGCTCACCATGCTGGCGTATGCGCCGCTGAAGGTGGCTTTGCCGTCGACCAACTTTTTGGTCTGCAGATCGAGCAGCTTTTTGGCGTTTTCGTTATCGCCGCGGCCACTGTCGTCTTTGCCGGCGGCTGCGATGTTCGCCGAATCGGTAATCGCGACTTTCAAGCTGCCCGCCACGTCGCTGACCGGCTTCACGGTAAAGCTGTCGTTCTTTTGTGCCGTGCCGTCGATGTCGACCTTCAGGCCGTCAAAGCTCAGCGTCGGTTTGCCGGTGGTGGCATCGACGCTCGCCGTGGCGTTGACCTTCACGTTATCCGGCAGGCGGCTGACCTGCCAGTTGCTGCCATCGAACTCCACCCGGTAATCGTTGGCCTTCACCTTGCTGGTATCGGTGTAGGACACCGACAGCGCCGCATCGCCGGCATTGCGGCTGTTATCCACCACGCGCCCACCACCGAAGCTGAAGAAATCGGTGCCGGCGTCGCCGTTGAGATCGAACCCGGCACGGTGCTGCTGGTTAAAGCTGTCCGCCATCGCCAGCGCCAATTGCCCCAACTGGTTGCGTGCGCTATCCAGCGATTCGCTGCGGAACTTCAGTACGCCGCTAACGCTGCCGCTGGTAATTTGCCCTTCCGGCACTTCGCTGACGCCATTGCCGCGGTTATAGCCGATGGTCAGGCGAGAAGGATCGCCGCTGGAAGGCACTGCCTCCACCTGGTATGCATTGCTCCCCTGCACCAGCGTCAGGCCGTTGGCGAAAGACACGGTATAAGCGTCGCCGTCTTGCTGCATCACCTGCACGCCCACCACCTGGTTTAACTCAGTCACCAGTTGGTCGCGCTGATCGAGCAAGGCATTCGGCTCACCGCCGCTGCCGCGCAGGCGGGTAATTTCATCGTTCAGTTTGGCGATTTGCTGGCTGTAGCTGTTGATCTGGTTAGCGCTGTCGCTGAGCTGTTGGTTAACGCCGCTGTCCATATCGCGCAGGTATTTGTCGGTGTTATTGAACTGATTGACCAACCCATTGGCCTTGCCCAGCACCGTTTGGCGCGCGGCGTCATCGCCGGCGTTGCTGACCAGGTTCTCCAGGTTGCTAAAGAAATCCTGCATATTGGTCGACAAGGTATTGGTTTTGCTCGCCAGCAGGTTATCGATCTGCGAGATTTTCTCGAAGTAGGCGTTCTGTGCCCCGGCCTGGCTCTGTGCTCCGCGCAACTGATTGGTGATGAACTGGTTGTACTCGCGGTTAACGCTGGTCACGGTGACCCCGTTGCCAATGAAGCCACTCATGGTACTCATACCGCCGTTCTGCGCCAGGATCGCAGTCTGTCGGTTATAGCCCGCCACGTTGTAGTTAGAGATGTTGTTACTGACGGTGCTGAGCGCCACCTGAGCCGCATTCAGCCCGCTCATCGCGGTATTGATTAAGCTGTTGGACATAGAAGTTCCTTTTGCTGCGGCGCCGGTGGCCCACAGGAGTCAATTAATCTGCTGAGCCGTTCACTCAGCCTGTCTTGGTTATCGGCAAAAACGGGGGAAACTTGAGGGAAAAATCCGGGTCCAGCATGCTGGACCCCTACATTTAAATTCGGCCTATTGCGTAGGGGCGCTGCATGCTGCGCCCAGTGGCTAAAAAAGATCCTTCAGGTCGTGGGTATACGCCTTCACCACCTGCTCGCCGGCGTTTTTCATCTGCTGTATCACGCTGACCAACTTGCTGGCATATTGCGGATCGGTGGCATAACCGGCCTGTTGCAGCGCCTGCGCCGCCTGCTCCGGGCTGCGGGCGTTGGCCACCCCGGCGTAGCGTGGGTTATTGGTCAACAGCTTGACGTAGTCGGCCATCGCCTCGACGTAAGAACCGTAAACCCGGAACTTCGCCTTGATCTTCTTCGCCGCACCCTGCTCGAACTCGGTGGTGGTGATCTCGGTCACCGGCCCGTCCCAGCTGCCGCCCGCCTTGATGCCAAACAGGTTGTAGCTCGGCGAACCGTCGGCGGCCGGGATCTCACGCTGACCCCAGCCGGATTCCAGTGCGGCCTGTGCCACAATCAGCTGATGCGGAATGCCGCTCTGCTGGCTGACGACGCGCGCAGGAGTAGACAGCCGGGCAACAAAGTTGCCGTTGTTGAGCGACAGCGGGGCAGCGCTCGGCGCTTTTGGCACCGCGCGGCGGATCATCTGCTCCAGCGCCTGATTCGGCAGCGTTCGCAACACCTCATCGTCCAGCGCCATCGGCGACGTGCCCGCCGTTTCGCTCGGCACCGCGTTGGCGTTGCTCATCTGCTTCACCATCATGTCGGCCAACCCCAGGCCTTTCTGCGACATCTGCTGGGCAATTTGCTGGTCATACATTGAGGTGTAGAGCCGAGACTGATCGCTGCTCAAGATCCCATCCTGCGGCAGCGCGGCACGCATGCTTTTCAGCATCATCTGCACGAACATGCCTTCAACCTGCTGCGCCACCTGTTTCAGGTTGCCCTGCGGATCGCTCGCCGCATCGCGTTTCAGTCCATTAAGCGCCTGCGCATCATAGGCGGCGCCCGACATTGCCATCAGATCGCCGGCCATCAGATAATTTCCAGCTTGGCGCGCAGACAGCCGGCGCTTTGCATCGCCTGCAGGATAGACATCAGATCGATCGGCGTTGCCCCCAACGCGTTAAGCGCGCGGATCACGTTGTTCAGATTGGCGCTGGCGTTAACCTTCTGCAGCGAGCCGCCCTGCTGTTGCACCGAAATCTGGGTGTTCGGCGTCACCACCGTTTGCCCGCCGCCAAACGGGGTATTTGGCTGGCTGACGGTATTTTGCCGATCGACCACCACCGACAGGTTGCCTTGCGCCACCGCGCAGGAATCCAGGATCACGTCGCGGTTCATTACAACCGAACCGGTGCGTGAGTTGATGATCACCTTGGCGTCGATCGCCCCGACGCTAACGTTAATGTTCTGGATCTCCGCCAGGAAGCGCACCTGCGAACTGTTGCCCTGTGGCACCAGCACCTGAATGGTACGGGCGTCCAACGGTGAAGCCGTGCCACCGCCGCGTTGACGGTTGATGGCGTCGCTGATCTGTTGTGCCAGCGTAAAGTCCTCATCGTTGAGCTGCAGGTTAATCACTCCGCCGGCCCCGAAGGTGGTCGGCAGCTCGCGCTCAATGGTGGCGCCGTTGCTGATGCGCCCGCCGGCCAGTTGGTTAACCTGTACGCTGCTGCCACCGGCCGAAGCGCCGGCTCCGCCGACCAGCACGTTGCCCTGCGCCAGCGCGTAAACCTGATTATCTACCCCTTTCAGCGGCGTCATCAGCAAGGTGCCGCCACGCAGACTCTTGGCGTTACCCATGGAGGACACCACCACGTCGATGTTCTGCCCGGTGCGCGAAAACGGCGGCAGCTTGGCGGTGACCATGACCGCCGCCACGTTTTTCAACTGCATGTTGGTGCCCGGTGGCACGGTGATACCCAACTGCGACAGCATGTTGCTCAGGCTCTGGGTGGTGAACGGGGTCTGCATGGTCTGGTCACCGGAACCGTCCAGCCCCACCACCAGTCCGTAACCGATCAGCGCGTTATCGCGTACGCCCTGCACCGTGACCAGATCGCGAATGCGCTCCGCCGCGGCCGGCAGGCTCAGCGCACAAATCACCAGCGCCATTAGAAATTTCTTTAACATTGGAACCTCATTCGCCTTACCCACAAGGCGTTATTGTCGCAGGCAGCTCGGGGGCGGGCGGCGCACAGGGAATGGAGCGTACACGCAGTACGTGACTGCCCCGAGCACTGCCCAACCTCAAAATGGCAAGAAAAATAGCCTGTACTCAAAACGGTGAGACATTTAAGAAGAAGCGTTGTAACCACCCCATGGTCTGCGCTTCGTTGATATAGCCGTTGCCGACATATTCAATGCGCGCATCCGCCACCTGGGTGGAGGTAACCGAGTTGCTGCCGCTGATGGTGCGCGGGTTGACGACCCCGGAGAAACGGATGAATTCGGTGCCCTGATTAATGGCGATCTGTTTTTCCCCCACCACGTGCAGGTTTCCGTTCACCAGCACCTGATTGACCGTCACGGTAATGGTGCCGTTAAAGGTGTTGTTGGCGTTGGCCCCGCCCTTGCCGCCGAAGGTGCTGTCACCGGAGATATCCATGTCGGCACGCGCATTGCCCAGCAAGCCATCGAGGTAGCGTGGCGAGGTGGCTACGCCGAACTTGCTGGCCCCGTTGCGGCTAGCGTTGGCAGAAGAGCTTTTGCTGGCGCTGACGTTTTCCTGCAGCACGATCGTCAGGGTATCGCCGACGTTGCGCGGACGACGGTCTTCAAACAGCGGCTGATAACCGTAGTTCATCGGCTGCACCGTCTGGAAAATGGAACCGTTCGGCACGGGCGCGCCCGCCGGCGCCGGCTGTGCCGTGGTAGCCCCGTCAACCAGGGGTTTATGTGGAATGTAAGCGCAGCCGCTCAGCGTCAGCATCACCATTGCCGCCAGCCAGCGTTTTCCTTGCGGCGGGTTTTCCATCAGAGTTGTGGTTACCACGGGTATCGCCTTTGTTTCACAAAATAGGGTTACGGGCGCTGCAGCGCCCGTCAATTACAGTTGCGTCAGCTTTTGCAGCATCTGATCGGACGTCGATACCGCTTTGCTGTTGATTTCGTAAGCACGTTGGGTCTGGATCATGTTGACCAGCTCTTCCGCCACGTTGACGTTGGAGGTTTCCACATAGCCCTGATACAGCAGACCTGCACCGTTTAGCCCAGGCGTGCTCTCGTTCGGCGCACCGGAACTCTCGGTTTCCTGGTACAGGTTCTCGCCCATGCTTTCCAGGCCGCTGTCATTGATAAAGGTGGTCAGCGTCAGTTGGCCCACCTGCTGGGCGGCGGTCTGCCCCTGCAGGGTGGCGCTGACGATGCCGTCGCGGCCGACGGTGATGCTCAGGGCATTGGCCGGAATGGTGATCGCCGGTTGCACCTGGAAGCCGCTGGCGGTCACCAGTTGGCCGTTCTGATCTCTCTGGAACGAGCCGTCGCGGGTATAGGCCAGGGTGCCGTCCGGCATCATCACCTGGAAAAAGCCCTGCCCCTTGATGGCGATGTCCTTGCTGTTGTTGGTCTGCGACAGGTTGCCCTGGCTGTGCAGACGCTCGGTCGCCACCGGCCGCACGCCGGTACCGATCTGCAGCCCGGACGGCAGCGTCGTCTGCTCGGAGGACTGCGCCCCCGGCTGACGCATGGTCTGGTACAGCAGATCTTCGAATACTGCACGCTGGCGTTTAAAACCGTTAGTGCTGACGTTGGCCAGGTTATTGGCGATCACGTCCATATTGGTCTGCTGCGCATCCAGACCGGTTTTGGCAATCCATAAAGATGGGATCATGGGTTATTTCCTTGCTAATTAACTCATTGATAACAATGAATTGGCGCGCTGTTCATTTTCATCCACGCTGTGGATGACCTTCATCTGCATTTCAAAGCGGCGGGCGTTGGCAATCATGTCGACCATGGTTTCCATCGGTTTGACGTTGCT encodes the following:
- the fliO gene encoding flagellar biosynthetic protein FliO is translated as MNPSTATPTAGTLQSTEPALPAGSVLTQVSSALGGILLLILLAGWLFRRLGFAPQARNSKLLNLRASCQVGQRERVVVIEVDNTLLVLGVTAQQITPLHSLPAPVQDTDAAEVTTPADFRQLMQKVLKRPEKSA
- the fliP gene encoding flagellar type III secretion system pore protein FliP (The bacterial flagellar biogenesis protein FliP forms a type III secretion system (T3SS)-type pore required for flagellar assembly.), which produces MKSLVQCVAFCGRGKILLRVLATALLLLSPTAFAQLPGLISQPLANGGQSWSLPVQTLVLLTSLSFLPAMLLMMTSFTRIIIVLGLLRNALGTPSAPPNQVMLGLALFLTFFIMSPVFDKVYQDAYLPFSQDKISLDIALDKGSQPLREFMLRQTRETDLALYAKLANQPPLAGPEAVPMRILLPAYVTSELKTAFQIGFTVFIPFLIIDLVVASVLMALGMMMVPPATISLPFKLMLFVLVDGWQLLLGSLAQSFYS
- the fliR gene encoding flagellar biosynthetic protein FliR, coding for MLTFDSAQFGVWLSQYFWPLLRILALISTAPVFSEKQISKKVKIGLGGLIVILIAPGLPTSTVPIFSAAGLWLAAQQILIGVALGLTMQFAFAAIRLAGEVIGMQMGLSFATFFDPSGGPNMPVLARLLNLLAMLLFLSFNGHLWLISLLVDSFHTLPIQAEPLNGNGFLALTQAGSLIFINGMMLALPLICLLLTLNMALGLLNRMTPQLSVFVIGFPVTMTIGIMTIGMMMPMLAPFCEHLFGEFFDRLADVVGSMTP
- the flgJ gene encoding flagellar assembly peptidoglycan hydrolase FlgJ is translated as MAGDLMAMSGAAYDAQALNGLKRDAASDPQGNLKQVAQQVEGMFVQMMLKSMRAALPQDGILSSDQSRLYTSMYDQQIAQQMSQKGLGLADMMVKQMSNANAVPSETAGTSPMALDDEVLRTLPNQALEQMIRRAVPKAPSAAPLSLNNGNFVARLSTPARVVSQQSGIPHQLIVAQAALESGWGQREIPAADGSPSYNLFGIKAGGSWDGPVTEITTTEFEQGAAKKIKAKFRVYGSYVEAMADYVKLLTNNPRYAGVANARSPEQAAQALQQAGYATDPQYASKLVSVIQQMKNAGEQVVKAYTHDLKDLF
- the flgK gene encoding flagellar hook-associated protein FlgK, whose product is MSNSLINTAMSGLNAAQVALSTVSNNISNYNVAGYNRQTAILAQNGGMSTMSGFIGNGVTVTSVNREYNQFITNQLRGAQSQAGAQNAYFEKISQIDNLLASKTNTLSTNMQDFFSNLENLVSNAGDDAARQTVLGKANGLVNQFNNTDKYLRDMDSGVNQQLSDSANQINSYSQQIAKLNDEITRLRGSGGEPNALLDQRDQLVTELNQVVGVQVMQQDGDAYTVSFANGLTLVQGSNAYQVEAVPSSGDPSRLTIGYNRGNGVSEVPEGQITSGSVSGVLKFRSESLDSARNQLGQLALAMADSFNQQHRAGFDLNGDAGTDFFSFGGGRVVDNSRNAGDAALSVSYTDTSKVKANDYRVEFDGSNWQVSRLPDNVKVNATASVDATTGKPTLSFDGLKVDIDGTAQKNDSFTVKPVSDVAGSLKVAITDSANIAAAGKDDSGRGDNENAKKLLDLQTKKLVDGKATFSGAYASMVSSVGNQTASAKVSATSQANIVKQLTIQQQSISGVNLDEEYGELLRFQQYYMANAQVIQTASSMFDALLNIR
- the flgL gene encoding flagellar hook-associated protein FlgL, coding for MRMSTSMMYQQNMSGITGNQSLFMKAAEQLSTGKKVSNPSDDPLAASQAVMLAQSQSENTQYALARTFARQSVSMEETVLSGVTSTISDMKALIVSAGGTKSDDDRDSLATQLQGLKDQLLNQANSTDGNGRYMFGGFVNDKPPFEDKGGSVSYVGGNTPVEQKVDANRTMTIGHTGDKVFMALTSNPKPEPDGSASVANVFESIDIALKALKTPQKDADDATKQQVNDALAKANRGLDNSYNRVLSVRAELGSQLQEMDTLDSIGKDRDMINKTQMSALVDADLAESISSYFMQQAALQASYKTFGDMQGMSLFQLNR
- the fliN gene encoding flagellar motor switch protein FliN, which gives rise to MSDPKQPSGEGKESVDDLWADAFNEQQATEKTSASDAVFKSLEPQDTSGSLQDIDLILDIPVKLTVELGRTKMTIKELLRLSQGSVVALDGLAGEPLDIMINGYLIAQGEVVVVADKFGVRITDIITPSERMRRLSR
- a CDS encoding flagellar basal body P-ring protein FlgI, whose product is MLKKFLMALVICALSLPAAAERIRDLVTVQGVRDNALIGYGLVVGLDGSGDQTMQTPFTTQSLSNMLSQLGITVPPGTNMQLKNVAAVMVTAKLPPFSRTGQNIDVVVSSMGNAKSLRGGTLLMTPLKGVDNQVYALAQGNVLVGGAGASAGGSSVQVNQLAGGRISNGATIERELPTTFGAGGVINLQLNDEDFTLAQQISDAINRQRGGGTASPLDARTIQVLVPQGNSSQVRFLAEIQNINVSVGAIDAKVIINSRTGSVVMNRDVILDSCAVAQGNLSVVVDRQNTVSQPNTPFGGGQTVVTPNTQISVQQQGGSLQKVNASANLNNVIRALNALGATPIDLMSILQAMQSAGCLRAKLEII
- the sra gene encoding stationary-phase-induced ribosome-associated protein, whose amino-acid sequence is MKAKTNRRARRALGLAHWATNRSQIALSPSGEKWLVVKKKK
- the fliQ gene encoding flagellar biosynthesis protein FliQ; translation: MTPESVMALGTEAMKVALALAAPLLLAALVSGLVVSLLQAATQINEMTLSFIPKILAVVATIVIAGPWMLNLLLDYMRTLFTNLPNLIG
- the fliL gene encoding flagellar basal body-associated protein FliL codes for the protein MSQNTLPAAPKRSLLVILLVLITLVACGAAGYSWWQLKQHQEGAQPVAKELPPAAPVFMPLDTFTVNLLTPDNNPDRVLYIGLTLRLPDESTRRQLNDFLPEVRSRLLMLLSRQEAGQLSSEQGKQQLVAQIKDVLSPPLVKGQPKQVVSDVLFTAFILR
- the fliM gene encoding flagellar motor switch protein FliM, yielding MGDSILSQAEIDALLNGDSAGDEPEAVALNESEVKPYDPTTQRRVVRERLHALEIINERFARQFRMGLFNLLRRSPDITVGPIKIQPYHEFARNLPVPTNLNLVHLNPLRGTALFVFAPSLVFIAVDNLFGGDGRFPTKVEGREFTPTEQRVIKRMLRLALDAYGDAWSAIYKIDVEYVRAEMQVKFTNITTSPNDIVVTTPFQVEIGALSGEFNICIPFAMIEPLRELLTNPPLENSRQEDSHWRETLVKQVQHSELELIANFVDIPMRLSKILKLQPGDVLPIDKPDRLIAHVDGVPVLTSQYGTLNGQYALRVEHLINPILNALSEEQPK